In Pectobacterium aroidearum, the following are encoded in one genomic region:
- a CDS encoding TIGR03747 family integrating conjugative element membrane protein: MSDPAATAQHQQTRRKSLLASVITLPFRLVGVLIGSLLISIIVECAGMHLFWKDQGWQHSQAMLQYELGHLSNNFTRSVIVQEPGRTAHQLIDTGYEWMFIKTGLLERMKQTAEHARTPSQTPRRDFRYFVSQAYVWSENYLIAAAFTTLTFMVRLLVLVLTLPLIVMAVFVGLVDGLVRRDVRRFGAGRESGFVYHRAKAALLPLAVLPWVAYLALPVSVHPLMILLPGAALLGVAVALTASSFKKYL; encoded by the coding sequence ATGAGCGATCCAGCAGCTACGGCACAACATCAGCAGACACGCCGGAAAAGCCTGCTGGCCAGTGTCATCACCTTGCCATTCAGGTTAGTGGGTGTACTGATTGGCTCATTGCTGATTTCAATCATCGTGGAATGCGCAGGCATGCATCTTTTCTGGAAAGACCAGGGCTGGCAACACTCGCAGGCGATGCTTCAGTACGAATTGGGACACCTGTCGAATAACTTTACCCGCAGCGTCATCGTGCAGGAGCCGGGCCGCACGGCACACCAGCTCATCGACACCGGCTATGAATGGATGTTCATCAAGACCGGACTACTTGAACGCATGAAGCAGACCGCCGAGCATGCGCGTACTCCCAGCCAGACACCCAGACGCGACTTCCGCTACTTCGTAAGCCAAGCCTATGTGTGGTCAGAAAACTATCTGATCGCCGCAGCCTTCACCACACTGACGTTCATGGTGCGTTTGCTGGTACTGGTACTGACATTGCCGCTCATTGTCATGGCTGTGTTTGTGGGCCTGGTTGATGGTCTGGTGCGGCGCGATGTGCGCAGGTTTGGGGCGGGTCGGGAATCAGGATTCGTTTACCACAGGGCAAAAGCCGCGTTACTGCCGCTGGCTGTACTGCCCTGGGTAGCCTATCTGGCACTGCCGGTATCGGTGCATCCGCTGATGATTCTGCTGCCCGGCGCTGCATTGCTGGGCGTCGCTGTGGCGCTGACGGCGAGTAGTTTCAAGAAATACTTGTAG
- the traD gene encoding type IV conjugative transfer system coupling protein TraD produces the protein MAQTQPVEVLLRPPVELYTVAVCAGAALLCVAAPWSLALSPDIGIGSALAFGFFGVLRWRDAQVILRYRRDIRRLPRYVMTSRNVPVSQQRLFIGKGFRWEQKHTHRLMQTYRPEFRRYVEPTPAYQLARHLEERLEFAPFPLSLLPRLTTWDIPLNPVRPLPPVGGLPRLHGIEPEEVDVSLPLGERVGHSLVLGTTRVGKTRLAELFITQDIRRKNHLGEHEVVIVFDPKGDADLLKRMFVEARRAGRENAFYVFHLGWPEISARYNAVGRFGRISEVATRISGQLSGEGNSAAFREFAWRFVNIIARALIELGQRPDYMLIQRHVINIDALFIEYAQHYFARTEPKAWEVIVQIEAKLNEKNIPRNMIGREKRVVALEQYLSQARNYDPVLDGLRSAVRYDKTYFDKIVASLLPLLEKLTSGKIAQLLAPNYSDLSDPRPIFDWMQIIRKRAVVYVGLDALSDAEVAAAVGNSMFSDMVSVTGHIYKFGIDDGLPGASADTKVPINVHADEFNELMGNEFIPMINKGGGAGIQVTAYTQTLSDIEARIGNRAKAGQVVGNFNNLFMLRVRETATAELLTKQLPKVEVYTTTVVSGATDSSDIYTKTDFTSNTQDRISMSSVPMIEPSHVVQLPKGQCFALLQGGNLWKVRMPLPAPDPDEIMPTDLQQLAGYMRQSYTDTSQWWQNQGSPMLQKQALPPELLDEDADPIIDESKAP, from the coding sequence ATGGCACAGACTCAGCCGGTCGAGGTACTGCTGCGCCCTCCTGTGGAGCTCTACACCGTTGCCGTTTGTGCCGGAGCCGCGCTGCTGTGCGTGGCAGCACCGTGGTCGCTCGCGCTGAGTCCGGACATCGGCATCGGTAGCGCACTGGCATTCGGTTTTTTTGGCGTACTGCGCTGGCGCGATGCGCAGGTGATCCTGCGCTACCGCCGCGATATCCGTCGCCTGCCACGTTACGTGATGACGAGCAGGAATGTGCCTGTCAGCCAACAACGCTTGTTCATTGGCAAAGGGTTTCGCTGGGAACAAAAGCACACCCACAGATTGATGCAGACCTACCGGCCCGAGTTCAGGCGCTATGTGGAGCCGACACCCGCCTACCAGTTGGCACGACACCTGGAGGAACGGCTGGAATTCGCACCCTTTCCGCTGTCGCTACTGCCCCGCCTCACAACCTGGGATATCCCGCTCAATCCAGTACGGCCATTACCGCCTGTTGGCGGCTTGCCGCGCCTGCATGGCATCGAACCGGAGGAAGTTGATGTCAGCCTGCCGCTAGGTGAACGCGTTGGCCACTCACTCGTTCTGGGCACCACACGCGTGGGTAAAACGCGGCTGGCCGAATTGTTCATCACCCAGGACATTCGTCGAAAGAATCACCTCGGCGAGCATGAAGTGGTCATTGTTTTCGACCCTAAAGGAGACGCAGATCTGCTCAAGAGGATGTTCGTCGAGGCAAGACGCGCAGGCAGAGAGAACGCGTTCTACGTGTTCCATCTGGGGTGGCCGGAGATCAGCGCCCGTTACAACGCAGTAGGCCGTTTCGGGCGAATTTCCGAGGTCGCGACGCGTATCTCGGGCCAGCTATCGGGAGAGGGAAACAGTGCGGCCTTCCGGGAATTTGCCTGGCGATTCGTCAACATCATCGCCAGGGCGTTGATTGAACTGGGGCAACGACCAGACTATATGCTGATCCAGCGCCACGTCATCAATATCGACGCCTTGTTCATCGAATACGCCCAGCACTACTTCGCCAGAACGGAACCCAAGGCCTGGGAAGTCATCGTTCAGATTGAAGCCAAGCTCAACGAGAAGAATATTCCCAGGAACATGATCGGCCGCGAAAAGCGCGTGGTTGCCCTTGAGCAATACCTCAGTCAGGCCCGTAACTACGACCCCGTACTGGATGGCCTGAGATCGGCGGTTCGCTACGACAAGACCTATTTCGACAAGATCGTCGCCAGCTTGCTGCCCCTACTTGAAAAACTCACCAGCGGCAAAATCGCCCAATTGCTGGCACCGAACTATTCGGATCTGAGTGACCCCAGGCCGATTTTCGACTGGATGCAAATCATCAGGAAACGTGCGGTAGTCTACGTCGGGCTCGATGCGCTGTCTGATGCCGAAGTCGCCGCCGCAGTGGGCAACTCGATGTTCAGCGATATGGTCTCTGTGACCGGACACATCTACAAATTCGGTATCGACGACGGCCTGCCCGGTGCATCGGCAGACACCAAAGTACCAATCAACGTTCATGCCGATGAATTCAATGAGTTGATGGGCAATGAATTCATCCCGATGATCAACAAAGGTGGCGGTGCCGGCATCCAGGTCACCGCCTACACTCAAACCCTGAGCGATATCGAAGCACGCATTGGCAATCGCGCCAAAGCAGGTCAAGTCGTCGGAAATTTCAATAACCTGTTCATGCTGCGCGTGCGCGAGACAGCCACCGCCGAACTGCTCACCAAGCAATTGCCCAAGGTGGAGGTCTACACCACCACGGTGGTCAGCGGCGCAACCGACAGTTCAGACATCTACACCAAAACCGATTTCACCAGCAACACACAGGATCGCATCAGCATGTCGAGTGTGCCGATGATTGAGCCGTCACACGTTGTTCAACTTCCAAAAGGGCAATGCTTTGCACTGCTACAGGGTGGCAACCTGTGGAAAGTCCGCATGCCCCTGCCCGCCCCCGATCCAGATGAAATCATGCCAACCGATCTTCAGCAATTGGCAGGTTACATGCGTCAAAGCTACACCGATACCAGTCAATGGTGGCAGAACCAGGGCTCACCTATGCTACAGAAGCAAGCGCTACCGCCTGAACTGCTTGATGAGGATGCCGACCCTATTATCGACGAGAGTAAAGCGCCATGA